A section of the Ochotona princeps isolate mOchPri1 chromosome 19, mOchPri1.hap1, whole genome shotgun sequence genome encodes:
- the RGS14 gene encoding regulator of G-protein signaling 14 isoform X2 → MPGKPKHLGVPNGRMVLAVSDGELSSQTGTQGQGEGRGSSLSIHSLPSGPSSPFPTEEQPVASWALSFERLLHDPLGLAYFTEFLKKEFSAENVTFWKACERFQQIPASDTKQLAKEARSIYQEFLSSQALSPVNIDRQAWLGEEVLAEPRPDMFREQQLQIFNLMKFDSYARFVKSPLYRECLLAEAEGRPLRAPGCSPLGSPNTARKKPKLKPGKSLPLGVEELGQLPSADGPGGRPLRKSFRRELGAVTHSALRRESQGSLNSSASLDLGFLAFSGSKSESQSHRKSLGGGPEGDSDSRPGKYCCVYLPDGTASLAQAQPGLTIRDMLASICEKRGLSLPDIKVFLVGNEQKALVLDQDCTVVANQEVRLESRITFDPRVSCSLEVVALARVVRISAKPTKRLQDALQPILAKYGLNLQQVSLHQPGEEQPLDLEKLVSSVATQRLVLNTLPGVKVVETSSSSSCHGQVSTAKTTHPSSPGGAPGKRQSCDIEGLVELLNRVQSSGAHDQRGLLRKEDLVLPEFLQLPAPGPGSQETTSQTTSAIPPGAGPSDSTARPAL, encoded by the exons ATGCCAGGgaagcccaaacacctgggcgtCCCCAACGGGCGCATG GTTCTGGCTGTGTCAGATGGAG AGCTGAGCAGCCAGACGGGGACCCAGGGCCAGGGTGAGGGTCGTGGCAGCTCCCTCAGCATCCACAGCCTCCCCAGTGGTCCCAGCAGCCCCTTCCCCACGGAGGAGCAACCTGTGGCCAGCTGGGCCCTGTCCTTTGAGCGGTTGCTACATGACCCTCTGGGCCTGGCGTACTTCACT GAGTTCCTAAAGAAGGAGTTCAGTGCCGAGAATGTAACTTTCTGGAAGGCCTGCGAGCGCTTCCAGCAGATCCCGGCCAGCGACACCAAGCAG CTAGCTAAGGAAGCCCGCAGCATCTACCAGGAGTTCCTGTCTAGCCAGGCGCTGAGCCCAGTCAACATCGACCGGCAGGCCTGGCTCGGGGAGGAGGTGCTGGCCGAGCCCAGGCCGGACATGTTCCGGGAACAGCAGCTTCAG ATCTTCAACCTGATGAAGTTTGACAGCTACGCACGCTTCGTCAAATCCCCGCTGTACCGCGAGTGCCTCCTGGCTGAGGCCGAGGGGCGTCCCCTGCGAGCACCAGGCTGCTCACCCCTCGGCAGCCCCAACACTGCGAGGAAG AAACCGAAGCTGAAGCCTGGAAAGTCGCTGCCCCTGGGCGTGGAGGAGTTGGGGCAGCTGCCATCTGCGGATGGGCCGGGTGGCCGCCCGCTGCGCAAGTCCTTCCGCAGGG AGCTGGGCGCCGTCACCCACTCAGCCTTGCGCCGGGAATCTCAGGGCTCGCTCAACTCCTCAGCCAGTCTGGACCTCGGCTTCCTGGCTTTCAGTGGGAGCAAATCCGAG AGTCAGAGCCACAGGAAGAGCCTTGGCGGTGGCCCCGAGGGGGACAGTGACAGCCGGCCAGGAAAGTACTGCTGTGTGTACCTCCCGGACGGCACGGCCTCCTTGGCGCAGGCGCAGCCCGGTCTCACCATCCGCGACATGCTGGCCAGCATCTGTGAGAAGCGAGGCCTCTCCCTGCCAGACATCAAGGTCTTCCTGGTGGGCAATGAGCAG AAGGCACTGGTTCTGGATCAAGACTGCACCGTGGTGGCCAACCAGGAAGTGCGGCTGGAGAGCAGGATCACCTTTGA CCCTCGGGTCTCATGCAGCCTGGAAGTGGTGGCGCTGGCGCGTGTAGTGAGGATCTCGGCTAAGCCCACGAAGCGGCTGCAGGATgccctgcagcccatcctggccaAGTACGGCCTGAACCTGCAACAGGTGTCACTGCACCAG CCAGGCGAGGAGCAGCCGCTGGACCTGGAGAAGCTGGTGAGCTCGGTGGCCACCCAGAGGCTGGTTCTGAACACCCTTCCAG GTGTGAAGGTCGTGGAAACCAGCAGCAGCTCTTCCTGCCATGGCCAGGTGAGCACGGCCAAGACCACCCACCCCTCCTCGCCGGGTGGTGCTCCCGGGAAGCGACAGAGCTGTGACATCGAAG GACTGGTGGAGCTACTGAACCGGGTGCAGAGCAGCGGGGCCCACGACCAGAGGGGCCTACTGCGTAAGGAGGACCTGGTGCTCCCCGAGTTCCTGCAGCTGCCTGCCCCAGGGCCCGGCTCTCAAGAAACTACATCACAGACTACATCAGCCATCCCGCCTGGCGCGGGACCCTCAGACTCCACTGCCCGTCCAGCCCTCTGA
- the RGS14 gene encoding regulator of G-protein signaling 14 isoform X1 — translation MPGKPKHLGVPNGRMVLAVSDGELSSQTGTQGQGEGRGSSLSIHSLPSGPSSPFPTEEQPVASWALSFERLLHDPLGLAYFTEFLKKEFSAENVTFWKACERFQQIPASDTKQLAKEARSIYQEFLSSQALSPVNIDRQAWLGEEVLAEPRPDMFREQQLQIFNLMKFDSYARFVKSPLYRECLLAEAEGRPLRAPGCSPLGSPNTARKKPKLKPGKSLPLGVEELGQLPSADGPGGRPLRKSFRRELGAVTHSALRRESQGSLNSSASLDLGFLAFSGSKSEAPLTPAQSQSHRKSLGGGPEGDSDSRPGKYCCVYLPDGTASLAQAQPGLTIRDMLASICEKRGLSLPDIKVFLVGNEQKALVLDQDCTVVANQEVRLESRITFDLEVVALARVVRISAKPTKRLQDALQPILAKYGLNLQQVSLHQPGEEQPLDLEKLVSSVATQRLVLNTLPGVKVVETSSSSSCHGQVSTAKTTHPSSPGGAPGKRQSCDIEGLVELLNRVQSSGAHDQRGLLRKEDLVLPEFLQLPAPGPGSQETTSQTTSAIPPGAGPSDSTARPAL, via the exons ATGCCAGGgaagcccaaacacctgggcgtCCCCAACGGGCGCATG GTTCTGGCTGTGTCAGATGGAG AGCTGAGCAGCCAGACGGGGACCCAGGGCCAGGGTGAGGGTCGTGGCAGCTCCCTCAGCATCCACAGCCTCCCCAGTGGTCCCAGCAGCCCCTTCCCCACGGAGGAGCAACCTGTGGCCAGCTGGGCCCTGTCCTTTGAGCGGTTGCTACATGACCCTCTGGGCCTGGCGTACTTCACT GAGTTCCTAAAGAAGGAGTTCAGTGCCGAGAATGTAACTTTCTGGAAGGCCTGCGAGCGCTTCCAGCAGATCCCGGCCAGCGACACCAAGCAG CTAGCTAAGGAAGCCCGCAGCATCTACCAGGAGTTCCTGTCTAGCCAGGCGCTGAGCCCAGTCAACATCGACCGGCAGGCCTGGCTCGGGGAGGAGGTGCTGGCCGAGCCCAGGCCGGACATGTTCCGGGAACAGCAGCTTCAG ATCTTCAACCTGATGAAGTTTGACAGCTACGCACGCTTCGTCAAATCCCCGCTGTACCGCGAGTGCCTCCTGGCTGAGGCCGAGGGGCGTCCCCTGCGAGCACCAGGCTGCTCACCCCTCGGCAGCCCCAACACTGCGAGGAAG AAACCGAAGCTGAAGCCTGGAAAGTCGCTGCCCCTGGGCGTGGAGGAGTTGGGGCAGCTGCCATCTGCGGATGGGCCGGGTGGCCGCCCGCTGCGCAAGTCCTTCCGCAGGG AGCTGGGCGCCGTCACCCACTCAGCCTTGCGCCGGGAATCTCAGGGCTCGCTCAACTCCTCAGCCAGTCTGGACCTCGGCTTCCTGGCTTTCAGTGGGAGCAAATCCGAG GCTCCTCTCACTCCTGCCCAGAGTCAGAGCCACAGGAAGAGCCTTGGCGGTGGCCCCGAGGGGGACAGTGACAGCCGGCCAGGAAAGTACTGCTGTGTGTACCTCCCGGACGGCACGGCCTCCTTGGCGCAGGCGCAGCCCGGTCTCACCATCCGCGACATGCTGGCCAGCATCTGTGAGAAGCGAGGCCTCTCCCTGCCAGACATCAAGGTCTTCCTGGTGGGCAATGAGCAG AAGGCACTGGTTCTGGATCAAGACTGCACCGTGGTGGCCAACCAGGAAGTGCGGCTGGAGAGCAGGATCACCTTTGA CCTGGAAGTGGTGGCGCTGGCGCGTGTAGTGAGGATCTCGGCTAAGCCCACGAAGCGGCTGCAGGATgccctgcagcccatcctggccaAGTACGGCCTGAACCTGCAACAGGTGTCACTGCACCAG CCAGGCGAGGAGCAGCCGCTGGACCTGGAGAAGCTGGTGAGCTCGGTGGCCACCCAGAGGCTGGTTCTGAACACCCTTCCAG GTGTGAAGGTCGTGGAAACCAGCAGCAGCTCTTCCTGCCATGGCCAGGTGAGCACGGCCAAGACCACCCACCCCTCCTCGCCGGGTGGTGCTCCCGGGAAGCGACAGAGCTGTGACATCGAAG GACTGGTGGAGCTACTGAACCGGGTGCAGAGCAGCGGGGCCCACGACCAGAGGGGCCTACTGCGTAAGGAGGACCTGGTGCTCCCCGAGTTCCTGCAGCTGCCTGCCCCAGGGCCCGGCTCTCAAGAAACTACATCACAGACTACATCAGCCATCCCGCCTGGCGCGGGACCCTCAGACTCCACTGCCCGTCCAGCCCTCTGA